Proteins encoded by one window of Paraburkholderia terrae:
- a CDS encoding ABC transporter permease, with product MTIAADPAPESTNKLKRELKAAEAKKRAMALLLIAPLAIFLLLIFVVPIGALLTRAVQNPEIAAALPHTVTALRDWDRKSAPNDAAYAALATDLTAIADGEAMGALARRLNTEIPGYRSLVAKTARAMPLNDDAGHALPPAQVKAKILEVDERWGDAKYWQAIAKNGSTISPFYLLASLDHKQDAFGHIIPTDPEQQIYLAVFSRTFVIGFAVTVFALLLGYPLAYWISTLNERRANLVMILVLIPFWTSILVRVAAWIVILQSEGLVNKALIGSGLIHDPLALLFNRVGVYISMTHILLPFMILPLYSVMKSIPPTYQRAAISLGSHPFAAFWRVYVPQTYPGIGAGALLVFILAIGYYITPALLGGPNDQMVSYYVAYFTNVTINWGMACALGGLLLAATLVLYVIYGRFTRSNVSLG from the coding sequence ATCACGATCGCCGCCGACCCGGCCCCCGAGTCGACCAACAAACTCAAGCGCGAGCTGAAAGCCGCCGAAGCGAAGAAGCGCGCGATGGCGCTGCTGCTGATCGCCCCGCTCGCGATTTTTCTGCTGCTGATCTTCGTCGTGCCGATCGGCGCGCTGTTGACGCGCGCCGTCCAGAACCCCGAGATCGCGGCAGCATTGCCGCATACGGTGACGGCGCTGCGCGACTGGGATCGCAAGTCTGCGCCGAATGACGCCGCGTACGCCGCGCTCGCCACCGATCTCACCGCTATAGCCGATGGCGAAGCAATGGGCGCGCTCGCGCGGCGCCTGAACACGGAGATTCCTGGCTATCGCTCGCTCGTCGCGAAGACGGCGCGCGCGATGCCGCTGAACGACGACGCGGGCCACGCGCTGCCGCCCGCGCAGGTCAAGGCGAAGATTCTCGAAGTCGACGAACGTTGGGGCGATGCGAAATACTGGCAAGCGATTGCCAAAAACGGCAGCACGATTTCGCCGTTCTATCTGCTCGCCTCGCTGGATCACAAGCAGGACGCGTTCGGCCACATCATTCCGACCGACCCCGAGCAGCAGATCTATCTCGCCGTGTTCAGCCGCACATTCGTGATCGGTTTCGCGGTGACGGTGTTCGCGCTGCTGCTCGGTTATCCGCTCGCGTACTGGATTTCGACGCTCAATGAACGGCGCGCGAATCTCGTGATGATCCTCGTGCTGATTCCGTTCTGGACGTCGATCCTCGTGCGTGTCGCCGCGTGGATCGTGATTCTGCAAAGCGAAGGTCTCGTCAACAAGGCGCTGATCGGCTCGGGCCTGATACACGATCCGTTGGCGTTGCTGTTCAATCGCGTCGGCGTCTATATCTCGATGACGCACATTCTGCTGCCATTCATGATCCTGCCGCTGTACAGCGTGATGAAGTCGATTCCGCCGACCTATCAGCGCGCGGCCATTTCGCTCGGCTCGCATCCGTTCGCGGCGTTCTGGCGCGTGTATGTGCCGCAGACTTATCCGGGCATCGGCGCGGGTGCGCTGTTGGTGTTCATTCTCGCGATCGGTTACTACATCACGCCGGCGCTGCTCGGCGGACCGAACGATCAGATGGTCAGCTATTACGTCGCGTACTTCACCAACGTGACGATCAACTGGGGCATGGCGTGCGCGCTCGGCGGGCTGCTGCTCGCGGCGACGCTCGTGCTGTATGTGATCTACGGACGCTTTACGCGTTCGAACGTGAGCCTTGGTTGA